The following proteins are encoded in a genomic region of Flammeovirga pectinis:
- a CDS encoding AraC family transcriptional regulator encodes MSKEKRQSFKYRGRPLVEKVSISVPYTKEGVFQNEGCFLYVKDATVKLHSAHERIEVKQKEAILLKCDTYFLEFIGRENEGDVDVIAFHLFPDVLKRLYINELPSLIEKKISNPETKHIVDETIVARFIDSLEFYFDNPSLVNDDLLELKIKELVLLLVQTKNVTSVLELVTDLYSPRKSKLKKVIELHTFSNLSLEELAKMCDMSLSSFKREFQKTFNETPSRYITSQRINKAKELLSFSELHINEIAYEVGYNDPLYFTRIFKKKEGHSPTQFREHLNMLG; translated from the coding sequence ATGTCAAAAGAAAAAAGACAAAGTTTTAAATATAGAGGAAGACCTTTAGTAGAGAAAGTGTCTATATCTGTACCCTATACTAAGGAAGGAGTTTTCCAAAATGAAGGCTGTTTTCTGTACGTTAAAGATGCTACAGTGAAGCTTCATTCGGCCCACGAAAGAATTGAAGTAAAACAAAAAGAAGCAATTCTATTAAAATGTGATACTTACTTTTTAGAATTTATTGGCCGTGAAAATGAAGGAGATGTAGATGTTATTGCATTTCATTTGTTTCCAGATGTATTAAAGAGGTTATATATAAATGAATTACCCTCCTTAATAGAAAAAAAGATAAGTAACCCCGAAACAAAGCATATTGTTGATGAAACAATTGTAGCGAGGTTTATTGATTCTCTAGAATTTTATTTTGATAATCCCTCTCTAGTCAATGATGATCTTTTAGAGTTAAAAATCAAAGAATTGGTGTTGTTACTTGTACAAACTAAAAATGTAACATCGGTGCTAGAATTAGTAACTGATTTATATTCTCCAAGGAAATCAAAATTAAAGAAAGTAATAGAGTTGCATACCTTTTCAAACCTCTCATTAGAAGAACTGGCGAAAATGTGTGATATGAGCTTATCGTCATTTAAAAGAGAATTCCAAAAAACATTTAATGAAACACCATCTCGCTATATCACTTCACAAAGAATAAACAAGGCAAAAGAATTATTATCATTTTCTGAATTACATATTAATGAAATCGCTTACGAAGTAGGTTATAATGACCCGTTATACTTTACAAGAATTTTCAAGAAAAAAGAAGGCCATTCTCCAACTCAATTCAGGGAGCATTTAAATATGCTTGGGTAG
- the ahpC gene encoding alkyl hydroperoxide reductase subunit C — MSQIGKQVVDFKVQAFANNQFETVTKADVLGKWSIFFFYPADFTFVCPTELEDLANLYEDFKATGTEIYSVSTDTHFVHKAWQDTSDTIKKINYPMLADPTGVLSRGFDVMIEEDGMAERGTFIVNPEGEIVSYEVVAGNVGRNAEELLRKLKALQFVAANPAEVCPAKWKEGNETLKPSIDLVGLI, encoded by the coding sequence ATGTCACAAATAGGAAAACAAGTAGTAGACTTCAAAGTTCAAGCATTTGCAAACAACCAATTCGAAACAGTAACAAAAGCTGATGTTTTAGGAAAATGGTCTATCTTCTTCTTTTACCCAGCTGACTTCACTTTTGTTTGTCCAACTGAACTAGAAGACTTGGCTAACTTGTACGAAGATTTTAAAGCAACAGGGACAGAAATTTATTCTGTATCAACAGATACACATTTTGTTCATAAAGCATGGCAAGATACTTCAGATACAATCAAAAAAATTAATTACCCAATGTTAGCAGACCCAACTGGTGTTTTATCAAGAGGTTTTGATGTTATGATTGAGGAAGACGGAATGGCTGAAAGAGGTACTTTTATAGTAAACCCAGAAGGCGAAATCGTTTCTTATGAGGTGGTAGCTGGCAACGTAGGTAGAAATGCTGAAGAGTTATTAAGAAAATTAAAAGCATTACAATTTGTAGCTGCTAATCCTGCAGAAGTTTGTCCTGCAAAATGGAAAGAAGGTAACGAAACTTTAAAGCCTAGTATTGATCTTGTAGGTTTAATCTAA
- the ahpF gene encoding alkyl hydroperoxide reductase subunit F: MLEQALKEQVRGLFGYLKSKFTFNVIVAADHKSKSDLLSLLEDVVATTDKITLNVAEGEGLSFSIVKEDVDSGIVFRAVPTGHEFTSLLMAVLNMDGIGKNLPDEMLTKRIKNISGKVELKSYISLTCTNCPEVVQALNVMAIYNPNIKHAIIDGGINKEEVEALGIQAVPTVTLNGKQLHVGRSSLGELLGKIEEQLGTTFSLEDAEEKEYDVIVVGGGPAGVSSAIYSARKGFSVAIIAGTVGGQVKETVSIENMISISKTTGAELTANLNQHLKDYPIDVLENRMVEGVEIIDGVKHVTTSLGEKFSTPALIIATGASWRKLGVPGETEYIGSGVAFCTHCDAPYFKGKKVVVVGGGNSGLEAAIDLSSIAAEVTVLEFMDTLKGDQVLQDKVNSLSNVAVITNAKTLEVDGDGKQVTGLKYENRENGNVETVVTDGVFVQIGLTANSGAFKEILDTNRMGEIEIDAHCRTKVAGVYAAGDVSIVPYKQIVIAMGEGSKAALSAFEDKIKNKQLSNESTLAY, translated from the coding sequence ATGTTAGAACAAGCATTAAAAGAACAAGTACGAGGATTATTCGGTTACCTAAAAAGCAAATTTACATTTAACGTAATTGTAGCGGCAGATCATAAAAGTAAAAGCGATTTACTATCGTTATTAGAAGATGTGGTCGCTACTACAGATAAAATTACATTGAATGTGGCAGAGGGTGAAGGGCTATCTTTTTCAATAGTAAAAGAAGATGTAGACTCGGGTATTGTTTTTAGAGCAGTGCCAACCGGACATGAATTTACTTCGTTGTTAATGGCTGTGTTAAACATGGATGGTATTGGTAAAAACCTTCCAGATGAAATGTTGACAAAACGTATTAAGAACATTTCTGGTAAAGTAGAATTAAAAAGTTATATCTCATTAACGTGTACTAATTGTCCAGAAGTAGTTCAGGCATTGAACGTAATGGCAATATATAACCCTAACATCAAACACGCTATTATTGATGGGGGTATTAATAAAGAAGAAGTAGAAGCATTGGGTATTCAAGCAGTACCAACTGTAACGCTTAATGGTAAACAATTACACGTTGGTAGATCATCTTTGGGTGAGTTACTTGGAAAAATTGAAGAGCAATTAGGTACAACTTTCTCTTTAGAAGATGCAGAAGAAAAAGAATACGATGTAATTGTTGTTGGAGGTGGACCTGCTGGAGTTTCATCAGCAATTTATTCTGCTAGAAAAGGGTTTTCTGTAGCCATTATAGCAGGTACTGTTGGAGGTCAGGTAAAAGAAACTGTTTCTATTGAGAACATGATTTCTATATCAAAAACAACAGGCGCAGAATTAACTGCTAATTTAAATCAACACTTAAAAGATTATCCAATTGATGTATTGGAGAATAGAATGGTAGAAGGGGTTGAAATTATAGATGGCGTAAAGCATGTAACAACTTCTTTAGGAGAGAAATTCTCTACACCTGCGTTAATTATTGCTACAGGTGCAAGTTGGAGAAAACTTGGTGTACCTGGCGAGACAGAATATATTGGTTCTGGTGTTGCCTTTTGTACACACTGTGATGCTCCTTATTTTAAAGGTAAAAAAGTGGTTGTTGTAGGTGGAGGTAACTCTGGTTTAGAAGCAGCAATCGATTTATCTTCTATTGCCGCTGAGGTAACTGTTTTAGAATTTATGGATACACTTAAAGGAGATCAAGTTTTACAAGATAAAGTAAATAGCCTTTCTAATGTAGCTGTAATTACAAATGCAAAAACGTTAGAGGTAGATGGCGATGGCAAACAAGTTACTGGCTTGAAATACGAAAACCGTGAGAATGGTAATGTAGAAACAGTTGTAACAGATGGTGTATTTGTACAAATTGGTTTAACTGCAAATAGTGGAGCATTTAAAGAAATTTTGGATACAAACCGTATGGGTGAAATCGAAATTGATGCACATTGCAGAACAAAAGTAGCAGGTGTTTATGCCGCTGGCGATGTATCTATTGTACCTTACAAACAAATTGTAATTGCAATGGGAGAAGGTTCTAAAGCTGCTCTTTCTGCTTTTGAAGATAAGATTAAAAATAAACAACTATCTAATGAGTCAACTTTGGCTTATTAG
- a CDS encoding transposase family protein: protein MDKINSLTSLTQTEFDFLLKEFSYQVEMKISNYTLKGKKRAYPKFKESRLSSLYGSSKKLEFILIYLKEHPRQVFFGSYFKISQAKVSEWVNFLLPILIESLRKCFLLPDSNEPFIIPSNLNSILCDVTERQINRSIDYDVQKEFYSGKKKAHTVKNLAFTDESGFIHFISNTYEGSAHDKSIWDDIIVKESSINILVDLGFLGADKEHENVILPYKTSKKVKLSPLQKQINKGISSLRIRVEHAFSGVKRLKVLSQKINLRSSEIHDYLIKIGVGLHNLRIRFRTLIN, encoded by the coding sequence TTGGATAAAATTAATTCATTAACCTCATTAACTCAAACGGAATTTGATTTTTTATTGAAAGAGTTTTCATATCAAGTTGAAATGAAAATTTCTAACTACACATTAAAAGGAAAGAAAAGAGCTTATCCAAAGTTTAAAGAATCTCGTCTTTCAAGTCTTTATGGTAGTTCCAAAAAATTAGAATTCATTCTAATCTATCTAAAAGAACATCCTAGACAGGTGTTTTTTGGTTCCTACTTTAAAATAAGTCAAGCCAAAGTAAGTGAATGGGTTAACTTTCTATTACCAATTCTGATTGAAAGTTTACGTAAATGCTTTTTATTACCCGATTCAAATGAGCCATTTATAATACCTTCAAATTTAAATTCAATACTTTGTGATGTTACTGAAAGGCAAATCAATAGAAGTATAGATTATGATGTTCAAAAGGAGTTTTATAGTGGAAAGAAGAAGGCTCACACTGTTAAAAACCTTGCTTTCACAGATGAAAGTGGTTTCATTCATTTTATCAGTAACACTTATGAAGGAAGTGCCCATGATAAAAGTATATGGGATGATATTATCGTGAAAGAATCCTCTATAAATATACTTGTAGACTTAGGCTTTTTAGGTGCAGATAAAGAACACGAAAATGTAATTCTCCCCTATAAAACATCTAAAAAAGTGAAACTATCACCTCTTCAAAAACAGATTAATAAAGGAATATCCAGTTTAAGAATTAGAGTGGAACATGCTTTTTCAGGTGTGAAACGTCTTAAAGTTTTAAGTCAAAAAATAAACCTTAGGTCTTCCGAAATACATGATTACCTGATAAAAATAGGTGTTGGATTACATAACTTAAGGATTAGATTCAGAACTTTAATAAATTAA
- a CDS encoding DUF922 domain-containing protein gives MSLITRIKILAITIFSTVFFSYKLISNNFYKKEKFNEWQSLKWNHFKGVSRPFSKYSAGILCEIKLEFDSSKKPNYSAKAIQNQTLSWVNWSDITSTNSSYILEHEQYHFNITEIFARKLNEQLSQQKTISRKDVLQLLMNYNIEHNKEQQKYDNETKHSLLRSQQMYWQYKIDSILSYQEVSL, from the coding sequence ATGTCACTTATTACAAGAATAAAAATACTTGCCATCACAATATTTTCTACCGTTTTCTTCTCTTACAAACTGATTTCTAATAACTTTTATAAAAAAGAAAAGTTTAATGAATGGCAATCGTTAAAATGGAACCATTTCAAAGGTGTTTCTAGACCATTTTCAAAATATTCTGCTGGAATTCTTTGTGAAATAAAATTAGAATTTGACTCTTCTAAAAAACCTAACTACTCTGCAAAGGCGATACAAAATCAGACTCTTTCTTGGGTAAATTGGAGTGATATAACATCTACAAACTCATCATATATATTAGAACATGAACAATATCATTTTAATATAACAGAAATCTTTGCTCGAAAATTAAATGAACAGCTAAGTCAACAAAAAACCATTTCTAGAAAAGATGTACTTCAGCTTCTCATGAATTATAATATTGAACATAATAAAGAACAACAAAAATATGACAATGAAACAAAGCATAGTTTGTTAAGAAGTCAACAAATGTATTGGCAATATAAAATTGATTCAATATTATCATATCAAGAGGTAAGCCTTTAA
- a CDS encoding CPBP family intramembrane glutamic endopeptidase, which translates to MQTLLNFLIGCILACISFCIIISFEIDFKDIAINDTFNYSDLLKGARYSLFIAVAEELLFRYLPLRNYINLKKKFSLRKLTMIGVSTSLLFGILHLNFDQFPKLQILIFISAISLFLATIWSKSISTAIGMHWSWNLIQGVIFNFEGSGKSLKAMLLTEVDHTFLPEMSNLIILTTLFEIVILYLIYKIILNKKSIAS; encoded by the coding sequence ATGCAAACCCTATTAAACTTCCTTATTGGCTGTATATTGGCTTGTATTTCTTTTTGCATAATTATTTCGTTTGAAATTGATTTTAAGGATATAGCTATAAATGATACTTTTAATTATTCTGATCTATTAAAAGGAGCAAGATATAGCTTATTTATAGCTGTAGCAGAAGAATTATTATTTAGATATTTACCTTTAAGAAACTATATCAACCTAAAAAAGAAGTTCTCTTTAAGAAAGCTAACTATGATTGGAGTTAGTACTTCATTATTATTTGGGATTCTTCATTTGAATTTTGATCAATTCCCTAAATTACAAATACTAATTTTTATTTCTGCTATCAGCCTCTTCTTAGCTACTATTTGGTCAAAAAGTATTTCAACAGCTATTGGAATGCATTGGTCTTGGAATCTTATTCAAGGAGTCATTTTTAATTTCGAAGGAAGTGGAAAAAGCTTAAAAGCAATGTTATTAACTGAAGTAGATCATACTTTTCTTCCTGAAATGAGTAACTTAATTATACTCACTACGCTATTTGAGATTGTAATACTATATCTGATATATAAAATTATACTTAATAAAAAATCAATAGCGTCCTAA
- a CDS encoding IS4 family transposase codes for MSKVNLFSQIVSKHDRNSFKKLVTEKKTDKHQKGFTSWTHLVSMLFCQFVKSQSIRDISNGLRSATGNLNHLGIQMSPSKSTISYQNKNRDWTLFREYYYKLLTQLGQQAGFKQTKFRIKSKIFLLDSSTISLCLNLFDWVKYKTTKGAIKLHTLLDYDGNLPAYVNVSNGETADNKGAYEIPLFANSVIVADRYYNDFSLLNVWDSKGVFFVIRHKENLQFKTIKELELPENRHQYILKDELIEVTGTQTSTKYPKKPRRVVIWNDENNQTIELITNQMSWTANTISELYKSRWQVEIFFREIKQLLHIKSFIGTSENAVMIQIWTALITILILKYLKSIGEFEWRLSNLIAFIRLNLFVKIDLKKWLDKPFEDPPKPRPKYVQGDLF; via the coding sequence ATATCAAAGGTAAATTTATTCTCTCAAATAGTCTCAAAACATGACCGTAATTCTTTCAAAAAATTAGTTACAGAAAAGAAAACTGATAAACATCAAAAAGGCTTTACAAGTTGGACTCACTTGGTCTCTATGCTTTTTTGTCAATTTGTAAAAAGCCAATCTATTCGTGATATCAGTAATGGTTTGAGGTCAGCAACTGGTAATCTTAATCATTTAGGTATACAAATGTCTCCATCTAAATCAACGATTAGTTACCAAAACAAGAACCGAGATTGGACTTTGTTTAGGGAGTATTATTATAAGCTACTTACTCAATTAGGGCAGCAAGCAGGCTTTAAGCAAACTAAATTCCGTATAAAATCTAAGATATTCCTATTGGATTCCTCAACCATTAGTCTGTGTTTAAATCTTTTTGATTGGGTGAAATACAAGACCACTAAAGGAGCTATAAAACTCCACACACTTTTAGATTATGATGGTAATTTACCTGCTTATGTAAATGTTTCTAATGGTGAAACAGCTGATAACAAAGGAGCCTATGAGATACCTTTATTTGCTAATAGCGTGATTGTTGCCGATAGATATTATAATGATTTTTCTTTATTAAACGTTTGGGACAGCAAAGGAGTCTTCTTCGTCATAAGACATAAAGAAAACTTACAGTTTAAAACAATTAAAGAATTAGAATTACCAGAGAATAGACATCAGTATATCCTAAAGGATGAACTAATTGAAGTTACAGGAACTCAAACAAGTACTAAATATCCTAAAAAACCTAGACGTGTTGTGATTTGGAATGATGAGAATAACCAAACGATAGAACTAATCACCAATCAAATGTCTTGGACAGCAAACACAATAAGTGAGCTTTATAAGAGTAGATGGCAGGTTGAAATCTTCTTTCGAGAAATTAAACAGCTTCTACATATTAAATCTTTTATCGGAACAAGTGAAAATGCTGTAATGATTCAAATTTGGACGGCTTTAATCACAATATTAATTCTAAAATACCTCAAATCGATAGGTGAATTTGAGTGGAGGTTATCTAACTTGATCGCATTCATAAGACTCAATTTATTCGTTAAAATTGATCTCAAAAAATGGTTAGATAAACCTTTTGAAGATCCTCCGAAACCTAGACCAAAATATGTACAAGGGGATTTATTTTAA
- a CDS encoding dihydroorotase — MKEVLLSNVRVSNATSPYHNKSVSILIKDGTIQTISTSSIDAPNAENIVGDNLWVSTGWFDMRSSLNEPGEEFKEDIASLCKAAAFGGFTDVATLPNTKPVIQSKESIHFVKQMSLFQPVQLHPMGALTKDCKGEEMNEVTDMHNAGAVAFTDGTHSSWHLGVVKRAIMYMQGFDGLMIELADEKTLNNDGHMNEGIPSTLMGTRGIPNVAEWLAIQKIISLLTYTGGRVHFANISAAESVDLIRKAKAEGLEVTCDIAAHQVAFTDEDLSDFDTFKKVIPPFRSKNDIEAIWEGLRDGTIDVIVSSHTPLDTESKRLEFDLADGGILGLETAFASIISNLPKDISVDLIIDKLTTSPRKILKIEEPKLEEGAKACLTVFAPETSWTFTENDIQSKSNNSPFIGKELKGKAIAIVNKGQLVKA, encoded by the coding sequence ATGAAAGAAGTTTTGCTTAGTAATGTTCGAGTTTCAAACGCAACATCACCTTACCATAATAAAAGTGTATCTATCTTAATTAAAGATGGAACTATCCAAACAATTTCAACTTCTAGTATAGATGCACCTAATGCAGAGAATATTGTAGGAGACAACCTTTGGGTTTCTACAGGATGGTTTGATATGAGGTCTTCACTTAATGAGCCAGGAGAAGAATTTAAAGAGGATATAGCTTCTTTATGTAAAGCAGCAGCTTTTGGCGGTTTTACGGATGTAGCAACATTACCAAATACTAAACCTGTTATTCAATCCAAAGAAAGTATTCATTTTGTAAAGCAAATGAGCTTATTTCAACCTGTACAATTGCATCCTATGGGTGCACTAACTAAAGATTGTAAAGGAGAGGAAATGAATGAGGTGACAGATATGCACAATGCAGGAGCAGTAGCTTTTACAGATGGAACTCATTCTTCTTGGCATTTGGGCGTGGTTAAAAGAGCTATTATGTACATGCAAGGTTTTGATGGTCTTATGATTGAATTAGCTGATGAAAAGACGCTAAATAATGATGGGCATATGAACGAAGGTATTCCAAGTACTTTGATGGGTACAAGAGGTATTCCTAATGTTGCAGAATGGCTGGCTATTCAAAAAATTATCTCTTTACTAACTTATACAGGTGGTAGAGTACATTTTGCAAATATTTCTGCAGCTGAATCTGTAGATTTAATTCGCAAGGCAAAAGCAGAAGGCTTAGAAGTAACTTGTGATATTGCTGCACATCAGGTAGCATTTACAGACGAAGACCTTTCTGACTTTGATACTTTTAAGAAAGTGATTCCTCCGTTTAGATCAAAAAATGATATAGAAGCAATTTGGGAAGGACTTAGAGATGGAACAATTGATGTAATTGTATCATCACATACACCTTTAGATACAGAATCTAAACGTTTAGAATTTGATTTAGCTGATGGTGGTATTTTAGGTTTAGAAACAGCTTTTGCTTCTATCATTTCAAATTTACCAAAAGATATTTCTGTAGATCTTATCATTGATAAATTGACAACATCACCTAGAAAAATTTTAAAGATTGAAGAACCAAAATTAGAGGAAGGTGCAAAAGCTTGTCTTACAGTATTCGCTCCAGAAACTTCTTGGACTTTTACAGAAAATGATATTCAATCGAAATCAAATAACTCTCCATTTATAGGCAAAGAATTAAAAGGTAAAGCAATAGCGATTGTCAACAAAGGACAATTGGTGAAGGCTTAG
- a CDS encoding ATP-binding protein, protein MFRTKVNCETANLHTIREFILSSLEGYSVPISKRDMIVVAVDEVCANRMIHSNNCDATKEIEVTVTTTIDTKGVVIEIKDDGEAFDIKAYQSPTINDVIKEHRKGGMGLRLVKNIMDAVQVVQVGDHQVCRLVKQL, encoded by the coding sequence ATGTTTAGAACCAAAGTTAACTGTGAAACCGCCAATTTACATACGATACGAGAGTTTATACTTTCGTCATTGGAGGGATACAGTGTACCTATTTCTAAACGAGACATGATTGTTGTAGCTGTAGATGAAGTTTGTGCAAATAGAATGATCCATTCTAACAACTGCGATGCTACCAAAGAAATTGAAGTGACCGTAACAACAACTATTGATACAAAAGGTGTTGTTATTGAGATTAAAGACGACGGAGAAGCTTTTGATATTAAAGCCTATCAATCCCCAACTATTAATGATGTAATAAAAGAACACCGTAAAGGTGGAATGGGATTAAGATTAGTAAAAAATATTATGGATGCAGTTCAAGTTGTACAAGTTGGAGACCATCAAGTCTGTAGGCTAGTTAAACAGCTTTGA
- a CDS encoding STAS domain-containing protein, translating into MTKVDVNVVQENDYTFIDVVGELDASSSVDLDTTLQECIDRGDKKLLINCAGLTYISSAGIGVFTSRLDEIETEKIGMVLYNVGANIRSVLEILGVDQFLNLAANKEEATKIIQSSNV; encoded by the coding sequence ATGACCAAAGTTGACGTTAATGTTGTACAAGAAAATGATTACACTTTTATTGATGTCGTCGGTGAATTAGATGCAAGTTCTTCTGTTGATTTAGATACAACACTTCAAGAATGCATTGATCGTGGCGATAAGAAGTTATTAATCAATTGCGCAGGGTTAACATACATTTCTTCTGCAGGTATTGGTGTTTTTACATCTAGATTAGATGAAATAGAAACAGAAAAAATCGGAATGGTACTCTACAATGTAGGAGCCAACATTAGAAGTGTATTAGAAATCTTAGGTGTAGATCAATTTTTAAACTTGGCAGCAAATAAAGAAGAAGCCACAAAAATTATTCAAAGCAGTAATGTTTAG
- the queA gene encoding tRNA preQ1(34) S-adenosylmethionine ribosyltransferase-isomerase QueA produces MKLSQFQFDLPTDLIAQYPAENRDESRLMVLHRATGKIEHKMFKDIVDYFDEGDVLVMNNTKVFPARLYGNKEKTGAKIEVFLLRELNKESHLWDVLVDPARKIRVGNKLYFGDGSLVAEVIDNTTSRGRTIRFLVDGEDEEFYKTIEELGETPIPRDLEREAEASDRDRYQTIFAEKKGAVAAPSAGLHFTPQIAKRLEIKSVEMTPITLHVGLGAFRDVDVEDLTKHKMDSEHYEVDGETVTVVNKALEEKKNICAIGTTALRSLETSVSASNTLKANEGWTDKFIFPPYDFKIVSSMVTGFHKPKSTLLMMAAAFGGYDLMMQAYEEAIKEKYRFLSYGDAMLIL; encoded by the coding sequence ATGAAGCTATCCCAATTTCAGTTTGATCTACCAACAGATCTAATCGCTCAATATCCAGCGGAAAATCGTGATGAGTCTCGTTTGATGGTACTTCACCGTGCTACAGGCAAAATTGAACATAAAATGTTCAAAGACATCGTAGATTATTTTGATGAGGGCGATGTTTTGGTAATGAACAATACCAAAGTTTTCCCTGCTCGCCTTTATGGTAATAAAGAAAAGACAGGTGCTAAAATTGAAGTTTTCTTACTTCGTGAACTAAATAAAGAATCTCATTTATGGGATGTTTTAGTTGACCCTGCTCGTAAAATTCGTGTAGGTAATAAATTGTATTTCGGTGATGGTAGCTTAGTTGCTGAAGTTATTGATAATACAACTTCAAGAGGTAGAACTATTCGTTTCTTAGTAGATGGAGAAGATGAAGAATTCTACAAAACAATTGAGGAATTAGGAGAAACACCTATTCCAAGAGATTTAGAACGTGAAGCGGAAGCTTCTGATAGAGATCGTTACCAAACAATATTCGCAGAAAAGAAAGGTGCTGTTGCAGCTCCTTCTGCTGGTTTACACTTTACACCTCAAATTGCTAAACGTTTAGAAATTAAGAGTGTAGAAATGACTCCAATTACACTACATGTAGGCTTAGGTGCTTTTAGAGATGTAGATGTGGAAGATTTGACAAAACATAAAATGGACTCTGAACACTACGAAGTAGACGGAGAAACTGTTACTGTGGTAAACAAAGCATTAGAAGAAAAGAAGAATATTTGTGCTATTGGTACAACTGCACTTCGTTCTCTTGAAACTTCTGTTTCTGCATCAAATACATTAAAAGCAAATGAAGGCTGGACAGATAAATTTATCTTCCCTCCTTACGACTTTAAAATTGTATCTTCTATGGTTACTGGTTTTCATAAACCAAAATCTACATTATTAATGATGGCTGCTGCTTTTGGTGGTTACGATTTAATGATGCAAGCTTACGAAGAAGCAATAAAAGAAAAGTACCGTTTCTTAAGTTACGGTGATGCAATGTTGATTCTTTAA
- a CDS encoding ABC transporter permease yields the protein MLFLRLFFESFRFAVHALKENILRTILSLLGVTIGIFAIIAIFTLVDALNNGIQGSLSVFGDKVVYVGKWPFSFGEGEYPWWKYYRRPSPNESEYKFIQENAKWVKSIAIYEAKGGNTFQYRNNSFEDGKIVGASYEYNKINSMPIGDGRYFTTNEMSSGVQKAVIGFEVAKQLFPRGDALGKMIKTKGQKFLIIGIFEKQGESLIPTPSNDELVLIPYHSFIKIYASKGRWVSTNLIAKGYDRDTDMGEILAELRGLLRIKRGLRPKDDDNFALNRTDAIVEFIDKITGSLKIAGGIIGMFSILVGGFSIANIMFVSVKERTSQIGIQKALGAKNYFILLQFLCESMFLSFFGGIGGLFLVSLLSLLSTEVFVITLNFQNLIIGLGISAFVGIISGLAPAISAAKMDPVEAMRAS from the coding sequence ATGCTTTTTCTAAGACTTTTTTTTGAAAGTTTTCGGTTTGCAGTACATGCACTGAAAGAAAATATACTAAGAACAATCCTCTCATTACTAGGAGTTACGATTGGTATTTTTGCAATTATTGCCATATTCACTTTGGTAGATGCACTCAACAACGGAATACAGGGTAGCCTTTCTGTTTTTGGTGATAAAGTTGTTTATGTTGGTAAATGGCCTTTTTCTTTTGGAGAAGGGGAGTATCCTTGGTGGAAATACTACAGAAGACCTAGCCCTAATGAAAGTGAGTATAAATTTATTCAAGAGAATGCAAAGTGGGTTAAATCCATTGCTATTTATGAAGCAAAAGGTGGCAATACTTTTCAATACAGAAATAATAGTTTTGAAGATGGCAAAATTGTGGGTGCTTCTTATGAGTACAATAAAATCAATTCTATGCCTATTGGAGATGGTAGATACTTCACTACAAACGAAATGTCTTCTGGTGTACAAAAAGCAGTTATTGGTTTTGAGGTAGCCAAACAATTATTCCCAAGGGGTGATGCTTTAGGGAAAATGATTAAAACAAAAGGACAAAAATTTTTAATAATTGGGATTTTCGAAAAACAAGGTGAAAGTTTAATACCTACACCTAGTAACGATGAACTCGTTTTAATTCCATATCATTCTTTTATAAAAATTTACGCCTCTAAAGGCAGATGGGTTTCTACTAATCTAATTGCAAAAGGATACGATCGTGATACTGATATGGGAGAAATTCTAGCAGAATTAAGAGGGTTACTAAGGATAAAAAGAGGCTTACGACCTAAAGATGATGACAACTTTGCATTAAATAGAACAGATGCTATTGTAGAATTTATTGATAAAATAACTGGATCCTTAAAAATTGCTGGAGGAATAATTGGTATGTTTTCTATACTTGTAGGCGGCTTTAGTATTGCCAATATTATGTTCGTATCGGTAAAAGAAAGAACATCCCAAATTGGAATTCAGAAGGCACTTGGTGCTAAAAACTACTTTATTCTACTTCAGTTTTTATGTGAATCTATGTTTTTAAGTTTCTTTGGTGGTATTGGTGGTTTATTTCTAGTCTCCTTACTATCGTTACTTTCTACAGAAGTTTTTGTGATAACATTAAACTTTCAAAACTTAATTATTGGCTTAGGTATTTCTGCTTTTGTTGGTATTATTTCGGGTTTAGCTCCAGCAATATCTGCTGCAAAGATGGACCCTGTTGAAGCTATGAGAGCTTCTTAA